The stretch of DNA TGTGCCAAAACAATTCCTTGAGACTTGTGTTCACTGAAGAGGAAAGGACAAAGAGACTTGTAGGGCTCTTGTACCTTCATAGCCCAGCAAGGTGCAGCAACTGTGTTACAGGCCTGTGAGGAGCCAACAACaaccctgctgcccagcacccctCTTCTACCACCAGGTCTTTCCCCTCCTTTGCATACATCCAACACAAGCTTCTACTGCTTTGTCTTGGGGAGTAGAGAGGGGTGGGTCAGGTCTTCCTATGTCAAGCTAAGAAAATTCCTCTGATATGTGGGCTATGATGAATTTGTTCTCTCCCTCTCTTGCAGTATGCACAAGGGCCTCTTCTGGATAATCTTTACTGGACAAAGTGGTACAACAACGAGTCCCTAGCAGCACACAGCACCCAGTCATACATCTATTATGAGAACTTGCTGCTGGGTGTCCCGCGCATGCGACAGCTGAAGGTGAAGAATAATTCCTGCGTGGTCCATGATGATTTCAAGGAGGAAATCTCAGGCTGCTATGACGTATACTCAGATGACAAGGAAGAAAGGGTCTCCTTTGGGCTCATCAACGGAACAGCGTAAGTACATGTTCTGCTGTTCAGAATTAGAAAATCCAAATAGGTCTCTTCTAGTTAAAATAAGATTTGGtgagctgcaggctgccagggGTGAGTTTCTCACATAAGACTGGAATTCTCCTTGCAGTCAGAGGCAGCAAGTCCTTTTTGTCTGTCGGTAAGGCCAAATGTCTGTTTAATGAAAAGCGTAATGAGTGGTAGAGTGGGACCTGTTGGGAAAGACATCAAAAATCCGGTGGAGATTTAGGTAGAAattgtttcctgttttattaAGAGGGTGAGGATAGAGACCTGTGGGACCAGCTCTATCAAATGGATGTTGCTATCTGCTTCCCTCCTGGATTTCAGGACCCAGGGAGAGGGGAGTGCATCTCTCATCTTGAAAACTTATTTCTCTATAGTGATGTGAGGTAGCTGCATTTAATAACTCTTTGCTTGCTGCATGAGTCTTGGTCTGTGAACAAGAAGCTGTTGCTCATAAGGAAATATGAGTGCAAGTGTTTTCTAAGCAGAGGCTTGTGCACGATGTGGTAGAAGGTCATAAAACAGATTCTGGGAGTAACCTTCATGCAAACAAGACTGTGGCATAGCCAACAAACCTGcagaattttctcattttctctccaTAGTATCACAAGTCATGTTGTGTCACTGCTGGGAAGCACTAGGTCAGAAAtctaatgatgatgatgaagtgATGTAGGCTCAGGTCTGGAATAAAAACTGCTCTGTCCTTTGAAGATATGGTCTTAATTTCCTCTGGCTACAAGGTCATATTCAAGTCTGTGGGCTGGTGATGCCTTTGCTTATGGGTTGTCTGTTGCAGGTGGAGGTATCATTCTGAGGAGGAGCTGGGTGGCTCATCTCATTGGGGAAGACTAACTAGTTACAGTGGGGGAGGATACTACATAGACCTCAAGCTGACCAGAGAAGAGAGTGCTGAAGCCCTGGGAGTCTTGAAGGAGAAGTTGTGGCTGGATCGGGGTACACGAGTTGTCTTCATTGATTTCTCTGTGTATAATGCAAATATCAATCTGTTCTGCGTTCTGAGGTAAGCCAAGTTCCCCTGAAAATTCtgcctcttgcttcttcctcaaTGCTGCAGtttctaaaaatgcaaatattttaatatggtCCATGGGGGGGTAGGACTGAGTGGTGTCAGTAGATATTGTATGGATTAGTAAGAAGGCTTGGTCTTCCTGATACAACCAGTTACGCTTCTCTTCACCTTTCACCCTTTCCTATCATGGAtgtgaagcagcagagaaggtTGCAGAAACACATACACAACTCTTCCACTCATGGTTTGGTGGATAGCTCATGCTCATATTTGATGCCTCTTAAAATTACCTAAGAGCCTTCATTCCCCTGTCTGTAGTTATCAGAGTTTTCTTGTCCCCTTCAAGGTTAGTGGTTGAGTTTCCAGCCACTGGTGGTGCCATTCCCTCCTGGCAAATCCGGACAGTCAAGCTTATACGATATGTCAGCACATGGGACTTCTTCATTGTTGCCTGTGAAATTGTCTTCTGTGTCTTCATCTTCTACTATGTGGTGGAGGAGATTTTGGAGCTGCGTATCCACAAGCTTCAGTACTTCACCAGCATCTGGAACATCCTGGATGTGGTGGTCATTCTGGTGAGGATCcctgcagacttttttttttggagggggagTAATAGCAGAGAGGTATAAGagccaaaataaatgaaggaatGGGGAAACTGGTCTAGATAAGACAAGAGCTGGCACATGTTTTACTCTAATAGCAAAATGAACTAGCAGAGTAAATGGATACACGCTCTTCTATGAGCTGTTAGGAGAAAATTCTCTCCTTTGAGATGCCTGAGAGGCTGTGAAATCAGGGCATTATTCAGTGCATTAAGACCTTATTTCCATCCCCCACCAGTAGACTGCAGTTGTGAGTGGACAATTTCTGTGGAAAGCATCGGTACAGCAGTCGCTGCAgactctttctcttcctttttgcagCTCTCCATCATTGCTATTGGGTTTCACGTCTTCCGCACCATTGAGGTGAACAGATTGTTGGGAGAGTTACTGGAACACCCGGACATCTACGCGGACTTTGAGTTCCTGGCATTCTGGCAGACACAGTACAACAATATGAATGCAGTCAACTTATTCTTTGCCTGGATTAAGGTATTGTTAGGGGGTCTAATAGGTGCTAGGCCTCCAGTCTCAGACCTCTTCCTATAGACAGCTTGGGGGTTGACTTTTCCATCCCTCTGAGTGAATGAGGGTAACAGCTGTATCACAGGTGATTTTCCTCCAAGTCATATGCTCTGTCTTGCAATTAATTCAGTCAACTTTACACCCTGCATTTTGAGGCCACTTATTTAGAGATAATGGACAGGGTGATGAGCTCAGATGTTGAGGTGTAAAAGTGCTTTTACAGGATGCTGTGTACAATTGTaatgggtttgtgtggcaaggttttggtagcaggggggctacaggggtggcttctgtgggaagataccagaagctgcccccaagtccaacagagccaatgccagctgtCAAATCTGAGCTAATCAGCAgtggtggtagcacctctgggatagcaTGTTTAAGaaggggtgaaaaaaaatctaggcaAACAAATTGCAGTggaggagaggagtgagaacgtgtgagagcaacagccctgcagacacccagatCAGTTCAGAAGGAGGgacaggaggtgctccaggtgtcggagcagagattcccctgcagctcatggggaagaccatggtgaggcaggctgtcccctcAGCCCGTGGAGGTTAACGGTGGAGCAGAGATACATAtgcctgcagctggtggaggaccccacgccggagcagggggatgcctgaaggaggctgtgacccttCACAGCCCACAGTGTGGGGCAGCCCAccctggagcaggctcctggcaggacctgtgccGCCGTGggaagaggagcccaggctggggccggtttgctggcagggcttgtgcccCCGTGGGGGACCCACATTGGAGCTGtctgtgcctgaggggctgcaccctgtggggggacccacgctggggcagtgtgtgaagaaccTGCAGCCCACGGGAAGGACTCACGCTGGAGGAGTTCATGGAgggactgtctcccatgggagggaccccacacgGGAGCAGGggcagtgtgaggaggaaggagcggcagaagcatgtgatgaactgactgtaacctccattccctgttcccctgtgctgcttgggggcaggaggcagagaatTTGGGGGtgaagttaagcccaggaagaagggaggggtggggggaagttttttctggtttgaatgataataaattaatcttcccCAAGTCcggtctgttttgcccatgacggTAATTactgagtgatctccctgtccttatctcaacccacaagccttttgttatattttctttcccctgtgtGGTTGAGGAGGGAAGCGttagagtggctttggtgggcacctggcattcagccagggtcaaagCACCACAAAAATGTAACTTTGTTCATCCAAATTTTAGTACTTTGGATGATAAATGGAAAActatgttttcctttcatgatGGCCACCCAACAACTGGAAATGACTTGTTTGTTGGCATGGACTTTGCATTTCAACCAAAGCATCCTGACACTTTGGAAAGCCACACTGTACTTGGGGCTCCTCATTAGCCACAAGACATTTGTCCTTATAGCAGTCCCtctttatgttttcctttgacACAGGGAACAAAGCTGTATGTTTCTGATCCCACGGGAAGGTGGTGGCGCACCTGGGACAAATAGCCTGCACACTTAGCCACCATTCCTCTAGCTCAGTGTCTTCTCAGTGCTTTGGTACTATAGcgaacttttttttttagtaagcGTGCACATATATGACAGAGACTGACCTAGCTGGTGGTTTGGCCGAAATTTGTCCCTGTTCTTTCTTCTTGCAGATATTCAAGTATATTAGCTTTAACAAAACAATGACACAGCTCTCCTCCACACTGGCACGGTGTGCCAAGGACATCCTGGGCTTTGCCATTATGTTCTTCATTGTCTTCTTTGCCTATGCCCAGCTGGGTTACCTTCTATTTGGGACACAAGTGGAAAACTTCAGTACGTTTGTTAAATGCATGTAAGTGCAGAACCATGTTTCCATCACTTCATCAAAAGAATTTTAACTGCTTTCCAACCTCCCTCCAGTTGCAAATCTGGACGTCAGTCAGACACCTCTTGTATTTCATTGCAATAAAGCCACAATGGTTAATAAGTTGCTCACAGTCCTCCAGCTGTGACGTCTTCACAGACAAAGGGACCTGGTGAGAAAATTGAGGGTTACAGACagagttctggttgtctggtGTTTTATCAGTAGGGGTGATGTGAGTAGCTGATTCTACCAGACTTGGAGACTCCTTGCAGCCCTACAATTCAATGGAAATCCCAGCCTTTTCACAGGAGCATCTAATGAAAAGTTTCAGTTTCCTGAAGCCTAGACAGCTTTCCCTTGATGTGGAATTGTTAGGTACACCAAGGGTACCCAATATGCAGTGATTTAAcatctctgcagaaaagcatcATAGCTCAGCTGATAATTTAGTTTCTGTTCTGCAGGACCTTCTGTCACCTTCTCACCTGTCATGGGTCTGTAAAGGCAGTAGAATGGCACTGCTTGTCACTAAGACCTTGGAAAATGTGTGAATTTATACACCAGCAGATGGCTTTAGGCCTAGTTAGGTTAAAGTTCTCTGTAATTCTGGTAGTAAGAACTGAATAGCTCAAAACAAGTGTTTTGAGGTAGGCTCAGAGTGaggggtggttgtttttttcagtgagaaagAAGCCCATGTAGAAGCTCTGAAATTCTCTGGCTTCCAAGCACACTTGCTGATCACGTTGTTTCAGTGTCTGCACAACAGCTGCATGaaaaattttctggttttcatctgATAGTGCACTTTCTTTCCAAATCTTTGTATGAATTAATACTAATatgaataataaattaataattgcTGCAGGGTATTCACAGAAGTAATGAATCTTGTCAAGGTGATAGCTTTAATCACTGAAAAAGTCAGAAACTTcgtttttatattatttataaatatatctgATTTTGATAAAATAGCAGCTCCACTTAATTTCTGGAAGTTGGTAATCATATAATATgctaattttaatacaaattcaGCATTAACTTTTCTAAAATACACTATGTAATAGTCTAAAAATGATTAAGTagacattttcaaagcagaagacagaaaaataatttcttactgGAATCAGCATCACTGAATTGGGACAATTTAAACCAAAGAAGAGGAAGCAATGCAATATTCCCTTCCTTAGACCTGGAAAACATTCCCAACCCCCTAAACAGTCCAAATGCAAGGAATCTGAAATGgagctttgcatttctcagaGGGTTTTCAGGCTCTGGGCTCTCAAGGTCCTTTTCACTGTATGTGACTTCACAGTCTGTGTCTTTCTGtctgggtttttggggttttttttttgggggggggggttggttttgtttttgtttttaatttgaggGTATTTTTTACAATGGTCATTTCACTGATCAGCTTCCAGAGAAGTCCCACAGACAACGTATCAAAATACCTGAGATGGGGGATGACTAGGGTGAATGAGCATGCACAGAAGGGGGTGCTGGGGAAGTGAGTTAAGATATCCGATCTCAGACAGTCTTTCAGTCCATGGGACTACTCAGGCAACGCGTGATGTTAAGGGAAGTATCTGCTACAGCAATGGTTTTCAGCCTGCGTTCTACAGACCTCTGGCATCCAGGTCCTGCCTTTAAGGGGTCTACAAGAGATAACAAATATAAGCAAATTTCTGATCAATAGacttaaaattgcttttttataGAGGCTATGAATTACAAAAGGTTGAAGAGCACCAACATCACCTTCACAGTCTCATGAACTCTTGTGCCAGAGAAGGCTTCAGTGAGTCAAATGTGTTTATAAGggaaattttttgttgtttttaattcctgtttGGACCAAAACACCCTTTGGACAACCAGAAATTTATGTGGAAACTATGTTTTACTTTCCAGCCAGCTCTTGCTTTAACCAGATAGCTCACTTCACCCTTGAAAATACTATGGGTACATTTAACTCACCAGTAGGACTGAGTAACTTAGACCCTGCTCTGGCTTGTGCCTGTGACCATCTGGGCTGCAGACAGGTTCAGGGTTCACCTCAGGACTGTCTGAGGATGTAGGATAAATGTATGTGCTTTTGTGTGACCTTgtgttttttcctccagcttcaCCCAGTTTCGGATCATTCTCGGTGATTTTGACTACAACTCCATTGACAATGCCAACAGGGTCCTTGGGCCTATTTACTTTGTCACCTatgtgttctttgttttctttgtgctcCTGGTAAGCAAGAACACCCTCCTTGACCCTGTGTTGACAGCAGTGTTTGGGAGACCACTTCTGATAATCCCCAAGTTAGATGCAGTGCAAAGGCttagagagaaaggaagattcTGTTACAATAGCTTTGCAGTGTAAATAGGCCAAGGTAGACAAAGAGGATGTCATTGAAATGGGGGATTTGATGATCAGAGCTATTAAGGGCCATATTCACATCCTTTAAGGTAAAGACTAAAACTGACTGGTAATACTACTGATACGGTAACTGAATTCAATGAGATCAGTTAAGCTGCTCTGTAGCAAGCAGCGAACAAAGTGTGGGGTACAGTGTCTGTCTTTCCTAGGCAATGGGTGCAGGGGGATGCTCTTAATGACCAGCTTGAACACCCAGTGCCAGGAATCCAAATTTAACCTAAGATCTTGCAGGAGAGGCTACCAAAGATGGTATTTGAGCTGGGAACAAATGTACCTTCAGCCACTGCTTTAACTGCAGGGACCTCCTCCCCAGTGAGAAAGCACTGTGTGGCTAAAGTGGGTCTCCACACCACCCACGGGATACCCCGTGTAGAAACAGCTCTTTGTTTAATGAAGCCCTGCACATCTGTATCTGTCTcttgctgcttcagctgctggaaCAGGCAAGATGCCTCGTGCTTATTgatctctctttccctttttctagaACATGTTTCTGGCCATCATCAATGACACCTACTCAGAAGTCAAGGAGGAGCTCTCAAGCCAGAAGGATGAGCTGCAGCTCTCAGACATCTTGAAGCAGGTGATGGATAGTGAAAGCTGTGCCACTTTCTAGCTAAATCCTGAAGCATTTTCTGGAGGTCCCTGACCTATGTGAAATTTACTAGAGAGAAACAATGGCTGCCCACTTCAGATCTGCATTCTTGGTGCACACAGACATTACAGTTCCTTTCTGGGATAAATCAAGCTTGCAGATCCTTTGTAaatgggaagaggagaaaacaaggGTTGGGGGAATCTTGTTCCCTGAGCATGCTGGTAGTGTTTCTGAGAGACTTCTTCCCAGGATAGTCTCTGGACAAAGCTCTTTCAGTCCTTGAGAGAGCATACTTTGGTCAATAAAACAGCATGTTGTATTTTAAGCTGCGCAGTGGTGCACAGCTTAGCAATTTATTACAGTGGTGCAAATCTAGTGGGTTACATTTGGATTCCCATGGGCATATCCCAGAAAAGGTCCTGGAAGGTCACAACTATGTGACCTATGTACTATGGGCCTAATATTCTGCATAGAATAGTATTTGAGACAGTATCTTAAACAGCTGATGACTGGGAGATCAGATAAAGGGAGAGTCAGGAGGAGAAAACCAGAGTGCAAACTTCACTGAGATCTTGGCTGTTGCAGCACTCCcaaaactagccggctgcaatAAGGCTTTTACCAACCCAtcccaggttaacttcaataagtagttccctGCGCCTTGCCCCAGCATGGCCGCCAAtccccacaaggtttcaacagttcatttactgtccatgctgtttcttcaccccttcaggccagtc from Falco biarmicus isolate bFalBia1 chromosome 9, bFalBia1.pri, whole genome shotgun sequence encodes:
- the PKD2L1 gene encoding polycystic kidney disease 2-like 1 protein; the encoded protein is MSSSHLNNRADSHFRASEEHELEAVGKKAWDNPIYSGSPTTSLKIQTIYNPKSILENPYENFEEVGDPLPYQEEQSKAVNGKTSPFLKCCFYIFRGIRGLWGTTLTENTAENRELYVKTTLRELLVYIMFLVDICLLTYGMTSSNAYYYTKVMSELFLQTSSDGRVSFQSIGSMADFWAYAQGPLLDNLYWTKWYNNESLAAHSTQSYIYYENLLLGVPRMRQLKVKNNSCVVHDDFKEEISGCYDVYSDDKEERVSFGLINGTAWRYHSEEELGGSSHWGRLTSYSGGGYYIDLKLTREESAEALGVLKEKLWLDRGTRVVFIDFSVYNANINLFCVLRLVVEFPATGGAIPSWQIRTVKLIRYVSTWDFFIVACEIVFCVFIFYYVVEEILELRIHKLQYFTSIWNILDVVVILLSIIAIGFHVFRTIEVNRLLGELLEHPDIYADFEFLAFWQTQYNNMNAVNLFFAWIKIFKYISFNKTMTQLSSTLARCAKDILGFAIMFFIVFFAYAQLGYLLFGTQVENFSTFVKCIFTQFRIILGDFDYNSIDNANRVLGPIYFVTYVFFVFFVLLNMFLAIINDTYSEVKEELSSQKDELQLSDILKQSYNRTLMRLKLKKERISDVQKALQNGTKELDFEDFKNSLKELGHPDHEITAAFSRFDKDGNRILDEEEQQQLKHDLEAKRVALNTEIENLGKSCGDNNLDENLTYMEATNNHANKANWVSKEEFQVLLQRVLQLERSINSIGSKIDAVVSKLDMLERNKLKRKELLGKPMDNISKQEEPSQEELLPQSLDQLGKEAAEGCGMEHIQGNNLSGNSSRSRVYSILPRSSVPGPQIPKNTQQQSDVRF